The genomic region TGAAGGGACAAGGCTCTTATTTGTCTGCATTTAAAATATAATGTGATTAAAATTTTATGCAAGTATTGTTAAGTGTTCTACTATTATCGTTTTCTTATATAACACTTCTCATGGTTTCTATATGGTTCTTCCTTTGACAGAGTCCTTGTGAGCATGCCTTTTGCTTGACTTGTGCAAGGAGCGATTCCAGCTGTTATTTGTAAGCTTATGTTTTTACTTTTCTGTTTCTCTAAAGAATTTATGATATTCAGTTGCTGAATCGAGAAACAGAAAGATACAAAGAGGATAGGAATGCAGTTGTTTCCAAATATGTGTATTTTAGTCAGGAAAAAAATCATTAGAGTGCAAAGAAACTAGGTGAAGTAGAATAACCTTTTAATCTACAAACTgaagtttcaaaattcttgaacATATTATTCAATAATACTTGTCAAATATCAGAGAATAATAGAATCAGTCATCATTCCTGAAGAATATTCTGCAGTATCAGCCCGAGATCAGACCAAGAAATGGAAAGCAACTCTGTTGATTTGTCGCTTTATAAAAATAGGGCAAAATAATCTGCTTATCTTTGAATTGCTATGGttatcaaaatattaaaatatataacaACGGAAAGCAAATCTATTCAATTTGTAGCTGTATTAAAATAAGGCAAAAAAATCTGCCCATCATCATGAAGTACTATGATTATCAAGAAATGGAAACACATCCTCTACACTTTGATGCCTCTATGAAATTGTTCTCTTCAATATGAAGCAAATTTGGAAACCGTACCCACTATCAATATTTCATTGAGATTCATAATTTCTCATAAAAGAATGAATCATTTGACATTGTTTTTATGAATATATGATCCTATTTTCCTTTGCTTCAGGTGTGATGAAAGGATTCAAAAGATACAATCGATAAAAATGTTAGAGGGAATATTTATTTGTGCAGCTCCACACTGTCTAAAATCATTTTTAAAGAGGATGGACTTTGAGTTGCACTTAATTGAAATACATTCAGATTTACTTCAGTGTATTGCGGAAAAAGATGATTTAAATGAGAAGGATGTTATGAAAGTAAGGCCAGTGTCATCAGATCCTCAGCCAAAGAAACTCTCTTCACAAGCACAGGTATCGTGCCCCTCTCCATCCCTCTGATTTTTACATGTTCTACAGAAGCTGCATTACATATCAGAAGCTAATGCTTTATCATCTCAGCGTGATCAGTCTAAAGCATCATCTGGCACACAGCAGCAAGAACAAGAACAAATGTCGAGGCTACAAACACAACAGAAACAATTTAATTATAATCTGCAACCCCAGGGGCAGCAAGATTATCAAGGTAACTCGGGTGATAATTCACAACAACTATATCAAGAGAAGCAACGGGAGTTTGAAAGATCACACCATCAATCACATCAAGAAAAGCGTCAAAAACATACACATGGAGAAAAACATCGCAAACATCATGACAAACGCCAAGACCATGCAGATAAACAATATCAACAAGAAGGAGGGTCACGTCACAAGGATTTCCACCAAATGGATGCAGAACATCAGAATGTACATGGACGACAAGCTCAAAAAGAACAAACACCAAAACCTGAAAGTCCACGAGTGTTGCCTCCATCCTTCCCAATACAGCAGCCATTGCAATATCCCTACCATCTTCATCCGGAGGGGTTCCAGCAACACTACAATCCCCACTACGATCAAACACAATCAATTACTTTCCTGGAAGGCATGCCTATCCAGACTGGAATGCAAAGTTTCCAGACTGGCAATCAAGGGATGCCTATACATGCTCCACCtattcaaggatttcaagaaaaTCACTTCCAACCTTGGCACATTGGACCAACAAGCGTGCCTCATGAAGATACTACAGCAGTTCATGCAATACAAGAGGGCGGCATGGCACCAAATACGCAGGGTCAATTCTC from Cryptomeria japonica chromosome 3, Sugi_1.0, whole genome shotgun sequence harbors:
- the LOC131037301 gene encoding uncharacterized protein LOC131037301 isoform X1, with protein sequence MLQIRLSKATSSDGGGSKPAASVSCPDYLVLADLPVAKTLGGVATANAVKLVGRRSRRQVGAKVHFCVRCNLPIAIYGRLSPCEHAFCLTCARSDSSCYLCDERIQKIQSIKMLEGIFICAAPHCLKSFLKRMDFELHLIEIHSDLLQCIAEKDDLNEKDVMKVRPVSSDPQPKKLSSQAQRDQSKASSGTQQQEQEQMSRLQTQQKQFNYNLQPQGQQDYQGNSGDNSQQLYQEKQREFERSHHQSHQEKRQKHTHGEKHRKHHDKRQDHADKQYQQEGGSRHKDFHQMDAEHQNVHGRQAQKEQTPKPESPRVLPPSFPIQQPLQYPYHLHPEGFQQHYNPHYDQTQSITFLEGMPIQTGMQSFQTGNQGMPIHAPPIQGFQENHFQPWHIGPTSVPHEDTTAVHAIQEGGMAPNTQGQFSNFAIDYVPGPPTIPLPPPLPGMGMGLDQPVHYQDSNYGPPVSTPHKRDKYMNMHTQGEDARDVHNHGGRGGRSSFGPNHG
- the LOC131037301 gene encoding uncharacterized protein LOC131037301 isoform X2, with product MLQIRLSKATSSDGGGSKPAASVSCPDYLVLADLPVAKTLGGVATANAVKLVGRRSRRQVGAKVHFCVRCNLPIAIYGRLSPCEHAFCLTCARSDSSCYLCDERIQKIQSIKMLEGIFICAAPHCLKSFLKRMDFELHLIEIHSDLLQCIAEKDDLNEKDVMKVRPVSSDPQPKKLSSQAQSKASSGTQQQEQEQMSRLQTQQKQFNYNLQPQGQQDYQGNSGDNSQQLYQEKQREFERSHHQSHQEKRQKHTHGEKHRKHHDKRQDHADKQYQQEGGSRHKDFHQMDAEHQNVHGRQAQKEQTPKPESPRVLPPSFPIQQPLQYPYHLHPEGFQQHYNPHYDQTQSITFLEGMPIQTGMQSFQTGNQGMPIHAPPIQGFQENHFQPWHIGPTSVPHEDTTAVHAIQEGGMAPNTQGQFSNFAIDYVPGPPTIPLPPPLPGMGMGLDQPVHYQDSNYGPPVSTPHKRDKYMNMHTQGEDARDVHNHGGRGGRSSFGPNHG